DNA from Pajaroellobacter abortibovis:
TGACGAACGGCTGCCACAGAAGGCGTTCGATGGGTGTTGTCTATCGCTTGGGATGCAATTTAAAAGGGTCTTTTCAAAAAGGAAAGCTTCTCATCGTGCTTTTCTGCAAGCGATTTTGAAGAACGTGAAGAGAGCATCAGTTCGAGTGTGAACGCTACGAACAGAGAGATCAGGAACGGCGATGGAGGCAGTGATTCTGAACTGGCGGAAGAACTGTCCGACTATCCCTTGAATGAATGCGATCGGCACGAACAACGCTACCATACTGATTAACGTAGATCGTAAGTCCAACATAATGATCAGGATGATCAGAATAGCCGTAGAACTACCGAAGATGATGTCATCCTCGAATCTGATGCACGCTGGATTTAATACGCTCTATATTGTCGATCAGCAGCGAAGCGCTGATCCCTTCTGGCAATTGGGGTTGAAGGGTGGCTAGTTTAGCTTTGATCGCGTCAGCAACCGCCACGCTATTGCCTCCTGATTGGCAAACGACTTGAAAAGCGACAGCATCAGCTCCATTGATGCATGTTAACCGTTCGTATCTCTTCAAACCCGTCTTCCACCGTCCCCACATCTCGAATCCGAGCAGAAGAGCCATACGGTGCTGTGGCTACTGGTTACAATGATGTCGCGCGTCATTTCGACATCTTCAAATTCGCCGAGCGTTCGGACGCTGATTTCTTGTTGCTCTTTGTCAAAATGTCCTGAAGGGATATTGACATTTTCTGCTTGGACACGCGCTGCAATCGTTGTGGCATCGAGGTTCAATGTATCGATCTGATTGCGATCCAGTTCGATCCAGACACGCCGTTCCCTTCCGCCGAAGATATCGATCGAGGACA
Protein-coding regions in this window:
- a CDS encoding efflux RND transporter permease subunit, coding for MKRYERLTCINGADAVAFQVVCQSGGNSVAVADAIKAKLATLQPQLPEGISASLLIDNIERIKSSVHQIRG